Within the Candidatus Binataceae bacterium genome, the region TGGCGTGAAGATAAGCCTCAAAAAGCGCGTGGGCTTGGCCCGCCGCACCCAGCCGCTCCATATCCATCAGCAGGAAGGCCAGGTCCGAGGCGACATCGGCGTAGCGCAAGGCCTCGTTGAACTCCACGCAATCGATAATCGCCGGTTGTTCGCCGGGGGCTAGGTAAAGATGCTCGCAGCGCAGGTCTCCATGTCCCTCACATACCCGGCCGGTACGCGCACGAAGATCGAAGGTATCGTGATGGCGTTCGAGGAATTGGCGATTGCGCTGGGTTAGCTCATCAAATTCGGCCGGGGAGACCGTCTGGTTAACGAAGCCGGCGCACTCCGCCAGGTTTCCCATGATCCCGCGTTCAATGGCCGCCGCGCCGCCGTATCGAACAGCCTGCTCCCGTGCCGCTTGGCGGTGGAATCCGGCGATTACCTCGGCGATTTGGCCCAGCTTAGCCGCATTCACTTCCCCTCGGCGCAGCAGCGACTCCAAGCTATTATCCTCGGACAATCGACGCATCCAGACCGCGTATTCAACCGCGTCCACCACCGGGCTGTCACAGGCGGGAGCGATAGCGAAACCGTCGCCCCGCATCATAATCGGGACAACGCCGAGGTAAATCCCCGCGGCCAAGCGCCGGTTAAGGCGGACTTCCTCGCAGCACATCGCGAAACGGCGTTCCAGGGTTGAGTAATCGACAAAATCGAACTTGATCGGCTTCTTAATTTTGAACACCGAGTCGCCGGCAATGAAAACCCACGATATGTGAGTCTCTCGCCGCTCGACCTGCTCGGGCCGAGAGGAATAGAACTCCGTCCGCGCCATCGCCTCCAGCAGACGCTCGAGAAGCGCTTTGCCGCTATTCGTCATGACCACCCAAATTATAGCGCAGCCCCGAAACTCCCGGATACCGCTCAAGAGTGGCGGCTTGCGCGCGTGCGTGCCCGATGGTTATGGTGCGCCTGGACTTGTCCACGCTCGGCAGGTGACAATCCAGGGAGGATGTTATGGGTCAGTGGATTGACATTCCGGTTGCTGATGGACGCTCGGGTTTTCGCGGCTACCTCGCCACCCCTTCCAAGGGCAAAGGACCGGGCGCGGTGATCGTCCAGGAAGTCTTCGGGGTCAACCAGCACATCCGTGAGGTTGCCGACAAATACGCCGAGGAGGGCTTCGTGGCCCTGGCTCCCGACATTTTCTGGCGCGTAAACAGCGCCGCACTAGGCGAAATTGACGCTTTCTGGGCGCCGGCGGTGCCGCCACCGGTGGAGTTGGGATTCGAAGCGGCCGATTTGGCCAAAGGGCGAGCGTTTGTGGAAAAAATGGATCTGGACCTGACCATCAAGGATATCGGCGATGCCGCCGCGGTGCTGCGTGCGCGACCCGAATCCACCGGCAAAGTAGGCGTGGTCGGGTTTTGCCTGGGTGGGAGGCTGGCGTTTCTGGCCGCCGCACGCAACCATCCCGACGCCGTCGCGGCCTACTACGGCAACATCAAGGACAACCTCGACGAAGCCGGCGCGATCCAATGCCCGATCGTCATCCATTTCGGCGCGGACGATCCAATGTCCCCGCCCGCGATGTGCGAGGCGGTACGCGCTGCGCTGGCCAACCATCGCGAGGCCGAGGTCTACGTCTATCCCGGCGCCGGTCACGCCTTCAACAACTGGGCCCGCGCCACCCATTACCATCCAGCCGCCGCCGCGCTGGCCCACTCCCGCACGTTGGCGACACTGCGCAAGGGTTTGGGTACGCGCTGAAGCGAGCGTTCCGCTCGGCCATAGCTTGCGGCTCGCAGCCGGTCGCCCCACCCTGGTTATGGCCGCGCGGGAAGCCAATAATAGTCTTCCTGTGAGCAGCAGCTGGGCCGAATCACTCGGCGCTCGCACACGCCGTCTGGTTGCTGTAATGAGTAGGTACCGCATAATAACCCTACTTGTGGGAATGCTGCTGGCCGCGGTCGGCTCCGCCAGCGCTCAGAGCAACGGCACTGCCACCGGTTTATATTCAAGCGCTCTTCCCAAAGCCGGGGAGCGAATTTTCATCGAACCCTTGGTAGTCAAGGACGCAGATATCGACAACCAAATCACTTTGGTACCGCAATTTGGCGGGGCCTATCACGACAGCCATATCTTTCAGGACCCTTTTACCA harbors:
- a CDS encoding dienelactone hydrolase family protein codes for the protein MGQWIDIPVADGRSGFRGYLATPSKGKGPGAVIVQEVFGVNQHIREVADKYAEEGFVALAPDIFWRVNSAALGEIDAFWAPAVPPPVELGFEAADLAKGRAFVEKMDLDLTIKDIGDAAAVLRARPESTGKVGVVGFCLGGRLAFLAAARNHPDAVAAYYGNIKDNLDEAGAIQCPIVIHFGADDPMSPPAMCEAVRAALANHREAEVYVYPGAGHAFNNWARATHYHPAAAALAHSRTLATLRKGLGTR
- a CDS encoding AAA family ATPase; protein product: MTNSGKALLERLLEAMARTEFYSSRPEQVERRETHISWVFIAGDSVFKIKKPIKFDFVDYSTLERRFAMCCEEVRLNRRLAAGIYLGVVPIMMRGDGFAIAPACDSPVVDAVEYAVWMRRLSEDNSLESLLRRGEVNAAKLGQIAEVIAGFHRQAAREQAVRYGGAAAIERGIMGNLAECAGFVNQTVSPAEFDELTQRNRQFLERHHDTFDLRARTGRVCEGHGDLRCEHLYLAPGEQPAIIDCVEFNEALRYADVASDLAFLLMDMERLGAAGQAHALFEAYLHASGDGQLAELLNFYKCYRATVRGKVASLKSRQPGIADPESERAKKVAAKHFQAAVGYARLCGPALIVVYGLSGSGKSTVAKLLANRLGCAHYNSDVFRKQLFAAPRATRAVGYREGIYTPQQTRKTYDALLSAARQELEAGRSAVLDASFLDEGARVRVVELARTARVPFVMAECTASESEIGRRLAIRAQQPDAISDATFETYLRQKEELAPLGPELSSHHVLVNTERSPIDSVLVIEEAIAKGSNRLRPA